From one Halodesulfovibrio sp. MK-HDV genomic stretch:
- a CDS encoding NifB/NifX family molybdenum-iron cluster-binding protein, which produces MKIAVAAKKRNDIYVVEPVFGRADMFVLVEQENDARVVQANPYRDDPEAAGRKVAQWLIKEGVSTVLCGDVGAKTRLYLSEGGVFSGIGYDGTVDEALERYFAS; this is translated from the coding sequence ATGAAGATTGCTGTGGCAGCGAAGAAAAGAAACGATATTTACGTTGTAGAACCAGTATTTGGTCGTGCCGATATGTTTGTTCTGGTTGAGCAGGAAAATGATGCGCGCGTTGTTCAAGCTAACCCTTATAGGGATGACCCTGAAGCAGCAGGGCGCAAAGTCGCTCAGTGGCTTATAAAAGAAGGCGTGAGCACGGTCTTATGTGGAGATGTAGGAGCTAAAACCCGTCTTTACTTGAGCGAGGGTGGCGTGTTTTCCGGTATCGGATATGATGGTACCGTGGATGAAGCATTAGAGAGATATTTCGCTTCGTAA